CATCGTTTTTGACGGCAATACGGTCATTTCCGACCGAAAGCTGAAGAAGGTGATGCAGACCAAGGAGCGCTGGTTCCTCTCCTGGCTGACCGGCCGGGGTACGTTTCTCGAGGATGTCCTCAAAAACGACCTTCTGCTCATTGCCGATGAATACCTCAATCAGGGGTATCTGCAGGTGAAAGTCAAGGATCCGGTCATCCTGATCAGTGAGGATCGCAAGTCTCTTGATATCTATATCGAAATCGAGGAGGGGGACCAGTTTCGGATCGGCAAAATCGATGTCGATGGCGATCTGCTGCTGCCGCGTGAGGAACTGCTCGCAAAAATCACCCTGAAACCGGGCGACGTCTTCAGTCGCAGGCAGTTGCGGGAGAATGTCATCAGGCTCAGCGATCTCTATGCCGATCGTGGCTACGCCTTTGTCAATGTCGCTCCGCTGTCGCATCTCGACACGGAAAAAAGGCAGATCGACCTGAAGTTCGACATTGAAAAGGGTGACAAGGTTCATATTCATCGCATCAAAATTTCGGGGAACACCAAGACGCGCGACAAGGTGATTCGCCGGGAGATCAAGTTGGCCGAGGGAGATCTGTTCAGTGCCTCGAAAATCAAGGCCAGCCGGCGCAACATCAACAATCTCGGCTTTTTTGAGGAAGTCGAACTCAATACCCGTAAAATATCCGAAAAAGGCCTGATGGATATCGATGTCCAGGTCAAGGAACGCCCGACAGGAACCTTCAGTGTCGGAGCCGGTTATTCATCGGTGGACGGGTTGGTGGCGCAGGGGTCGGTGAGCCAGAGCAACTTTCTCGGCCTTGGATTGAAACTCGATGTCTCCGGTTCCTTCGGCGGCAAGTCGACCACCTACAACCTGGGCCTGCTCGATCCGCATTTTCTCGACACCCGTTTCGCTCTGGGCGGCGACCTGTACAAGACCGACCGTGAATATACCGATTACGACAAGGCGACGGTCGGCGGCGATGTCAAGCTTGGTTTCAGCATCGCGGAGGACAACCGGTTCTTCTTTGTCTATCGCTACGAAGAGAAAGAGATCACCAACGTCGATCCGACAGCTGCCATCGAAATACTGGAGGCGGCCGGGGTTTCGACCCTTTCGGCACTCACAGCCTCCTTCACGCGTGATCGAACCGATTACCGTCCCGATCCGACCCGGGGGTACATCGGGGAGATATCGGCCGAGTATGCCGGTCTGGGTGGCACTGAGAAGTACGCCAAGCTCATCCTCGACTACCGTCATTACATTCCGGCCATCTGGAAGACCTACTTCATGCTGCATGGCCAGATCGGCCACGCCTTCAAGGTGTCCGGCGACCCGATTCCCCTGGATGAAAAGTTCCGTCTTGGCGGCATCAGCACCCTGCGCGGTTTCGATTCGCGCGAGGTCGGCCCCCGTGTTCAGCAGGTCGACGAGTTCGGCGTGCCGATTCCCGGCGCCTATGACTATCCCGGCGGCAACAAGGAGGCCTTTGCCAACATCGAGTATCTCTTCCCGCTGTTCCCGGAAGTCAAGATGAAAGGCGTGGTCTTTTTCGATGTCGGCAATGCCTGGGCATCCGGCGAAAACTATTTCGACGATGTGCGATACAGTGCCGGAGCCGGCATCCGCTGGATGAGCCCGCTTGGACCGCTGCGGCTGGAGTGGGGGCGCAACCTCGATCCCCGCGACGGTGAGGAAACAAGCCGTTTCGATTTTTCCATGGGACGATTCTACTGAATAAACGGACAAAGTCAGTCAGATGGATGAAAGGATGATAAACATGAAAAGATGTGTACTGCTGTTGGCGCTTCTGGGCATGGTTTTTCTGGGGGTGAACGGAATGGCGGCCGACCTCAAGATCGGCTATGTCGATCTGCAGAAAGTTCTCAACGAGTCCGATGCCGGCAAGGCTGCCAAGCAGAAGATCGGTGAAAAGGTCAAGGAATACGAAATCCAGATCCAGGCCAGGCAGAAGGAGCTGCAGGCCGCCAAGGAGGAACTCGAGAAACAGGCTCTTCTGCTGTCGGACGAGGCGCGTTCCAAGAAGGAACGGGAATATCAGCAGAAGCTGAAGGAGCTGCAGCGCTTCACCAAGGATGTGAGGGAAGATCTGCAGATGCGGGATTCGGATGCTACCAAGAAGATTCTGGCCGAGATTCTGAAGATCGTTTCCAGTTATGGCGAAGAGCAGGGGTACACCCTCATCCTGGAAAAGAATGAGAGCTCCCTGATCTATGCCAGTGACAAGATCGATCTGACCGACGCCATTCTCGAGCGCTACAACCAGAGCAGAAAAAAGTAGAACGGGGACTCTCATGGCGCGATTGAAGGAACTGGCGGAGCTGGTTGGTGGCCGGGTGGTCGGTGATCCCGAGCTTGAAATCAGGCGTCTGGCCGACTTCGATGAAGCGGGGGAGGGGGATATCGCCTTCGTGAGCCGGGCCAGTTATGCCCGGCGACTGCACCAGCTCAAGGCCTCCGCGGTGATTCTCAGCGCCGAGGCGCCGATATCCTGCAGCCAGCTGATATGTGCCAACCCTTATCTGGCCTTTGCCCGTATCCTGGCTTTTCTCGAGGTCGAGAAACCCCGGCCGCTCGGCATCATGGACGGGGCCTGGGTCGACCCGTCGGCGGAAATCGGCGATGAGGTGACCATCTATCCCGGCTGCCATGTCGCTGCTGGTGCCCGTGTCGGTCGCGGGACCATCCTCTACCCCAACGTGGTGCTCTATCCGGATGTGGTGCTCGGTGAGGACTGTGTTTTGCACGCCGGCGTCATTGTCCGGGAGAAATGCCACCTCGGAGACCGGGTGATTGTGCAGCCCAATGCCGTTATCGGATCCGACGGATTCGGGTTC
This window of the Geothermobacter ehrlichii genome carries:
- the bamA gene encoding outer membrane protein assembly factor BamA encodes the protein MLKFRRLALAILLLVICSSIPAWSVTYRVDDVVVRGNRRVELDSILPLLTVKPGTTVMTEQIDADIRAIYGLGRFEDISAEIIEENGAKILIYNLKERPLVRKIIFEGNDEFDESKLQTLITLRTPDIYEPRVVEESVRAIRDEYVKEGYYGVEVKPEVKVNDRAEAEVTFRIREGEKVLVDHIVFDGNTVISDRKLKKVMQTKERWFLSWLTGRGTFLEDVLKNDLLLIADEYLNQGYLQVKVKDPVILISEDRKSLDIYIEIEEGDQFRIGKIDVDGDLLLPREELLAKITLKPGDVFSRRQLRENVIRLSDLYADRGYAFVNVAPLSHLDTEKRQIDLKFDIEKGDKVHIHRIKISGNTKTRDKVIRREIKLAEGDLFSASKIKASRRNINNLGFFEEVELNTRKISEKGLMDIDVQVKERPTGTFSVGAGYSSVDGLVAQGSVSQSNFLGLGLKLDVSGSFGGKSTTYNLGLLDPHFLDTRFALGGDLYKTDREYTDYDKATVGGDVKLGFSIAEDNRFFFVYRYEEKEITNVDPTAAIEILEAAGVSTLSALTASFTRDRTDYRPDPTRGYIGEISAEYAGLGGTEKYAKLILDYRHYIPAIWKTYFMLHGQIGHAFKVSGDPIPLDEKFRLGGISTLRGFDSREVGPRVQQVDEFGVPIPGAYDYPGGNKEAFANIEYLFPLFPEVKMKGVVFFDVGNAWASGENYFDDVRYSAGAGIRWMSPLGPLRLEWGRNLDPRDGEETSRFDFSMGRFY
- a CDS encoding OmpH family outer membrane protein codes for the protein MKRCVLLLALLGMVFLGVNGMAADLKIGYVDLQKVLNESDAGKAAKQKIGEKVKEYEIQIQARQKELQAAKEELEKQALLLSDEARSKKEREYQQKLKELQRFTKDVREDLQMRDSDATKKILAEILKIVSSYGEEQGYTLILEKNESSLIYASDKIDLTDAILERYNQSRKK
- the lpxD gene encoding UDP-3-O-(3-hydroxymyristoyl)glucosamine N-acyltransferase; the protein is MARLKELAELVGGRVVGDPELEIRRLADFDEAGEGDIAFVSRASYARRLHQLKASAVILSAEAPISCSQLICANPYLAFARILAFLEVEKPRPLGIMDGAWVDPSAEIGDEVTIYPGCHVAAGARVGRGTILYPNVVLYPDVVLGEDCVLHAGVIVREKCHLGDRVIVQPNAVIGSDGFGFAPDGERYEKIPQVGVVVIENDVEIGAGTCIDRAALGETRIGEGCKLDNLVQIGHNVRVGPHTVMAGQTGIAGSTIIGRHCTFGGQSGTAGHIKVGDNVTVAGRGGVASDTEGGQVLSGAPAMPHKEWLKASLTYVKLPEMRRELNRLKKEVAALTAAMKELGDEV